TGTATTGAATCTTTGGGTATGGATGAAGGCGAAGTCTTTAACATGTACCGTGAAGTTCCATCAGTGGCACGTAAAGCAGCGTGGGGGCTGAAGTATACCCAGTCTTTAAGTGATCCTACCTTTAAAACCGGTACACCTGAAAACGACCAGATTTTGCTTCGCAACCTGATTGCATTCTATTGCGTGCTGGAAGGGATTTTCTTCTACTGCGGTTTTAGCCAAATCTTGTCGATGGGTCGCCGTAACAAGATGAATGGTGTGGCTGAGCAGTTCCAGTACATCTTGCGTGATGAGTCGATGCATCTGAACTTCGGTATCGACATGATCAACCAGATCAAGATCGAGAACCCACACTTGTGGACAGCTGAGTTCCAGCAAGAAGTCATTCAGATGATTCTTGAAGGCACTATGCTTGAAATCGAATATGCACGTGACACCATGCCACGCGGTGTATTGGGTATGAATGCCAGCATGATGGAAGAATACCTGAAGTTCATCTGTAACCGTCGTTTGAGCCAGTTAGGCTTACCTGAACAGTTTACTGGGGTAAACAACCCATTCCAGTGGATGTCAGAGATGATGGATCTGCGTAAAGAGAAGAACTTCTTTGAAACGCGCGTCACGGATTACCAGACAGGTGGTGCGTTAAGCTGGTAAGGGAAAGATAAAAAATCCCGTCTCTATGACGGGATTTTTTATCACTACTCTTTTTAGTACACTCAACTCTTTCTCCACAAACGCCATTTTTTGCTCAACTTAAATACCCCTCTCACCCCCTAAATCATGCTTAAAAAAACCAGCTTCATTCCAACAAAATTTGGAATATCATTGTTAGCAAAGGCAAACCTCAGATCAATTAAAAAAATACAACAGACAAATAAGAGAAATTTTATGAATATAAAAAAACTCGCGACCATTCCTCTGCTCTTAATTGGAGAATATGCGATGGCTCTTCCTATTGTTCAAGTCAATTTTATATTTGCCACACCCCATGTTGAAGCCCAAAAATTTGATAACCCAAGCCAAATCAAAAAAGAAGTAGATATTTTAAATCGCTATTTTGTCACTGAGAAAAATCAACCCATTTTTAAATTCGAGTTAAATAAATACATTCCATATCAAAAATTCAAACAATTAAACTGCAAACTCAGCCATCTTTTAGAAAGCCCTAAACCTATGGAACGACCGGCACTTATTAAAATTTTCCGGCAGTGCTTTCCATCAAAGAGTAAAGAAGCTGAAATTTATATATTTATTTTTGATAGCTACAGCTCAAAATCAGGATTTAAAGCAGCAGATAGTTGGGGCTTTCATAACAATGGACGACCTATCATACTACTTGATTGGGAGCGACTAAATTACAACATTCAAGCTGCTCTCCCCCATGAAATGGGACATGCCTTTGGTTTACGTCATGTTTGTGTTAAAGGTGCAAAATTTAAAGACACCACTAACTTGATGGCAAGTAAAGGTGGCTGTGACGGCAGTGGTGGGCAACGTAATATAGGCTTTAATGATCAACAAATTCAGATCATTAAAGAACATTATCAAAAATTAAAGTCCCGCTAAACTAGAGAATTTTTTTCTCGAAATAATAGGGCCATTGCGCGCGGTTAATAGCATTAAAATCGATATCTCCATAATAATCAGCCACTTGATTAAAATCATCTAATTGTACAAAATCGGGTTGCCACATGGTTTCACGGTTATTAGATTGAATTGGCAATAGGCGTAGATTTAAACTATCTTTCTCAAAAATCAATTGTGCAATCATGCCAAATGGCAAAGCATCTGGATAACCATCATATTCACCATCACTATTAAAAATACCATTACCTAAACTATAAATAACGGTTGAATCTTGGATCGTTTCCATCGACTGTAAAGTATGAGCACCATGACCTAGAATCAAATCTGCCCCCTGTTGAACCAATCGGTTTGCGAGTATTTTTTGATAGGCTTGAGTCGGTAAGAAATCTACTCCCCAATGTGCCAACACCACAATAAAATGCGATGGATATTTTTGCTTTTCTAATGCAACTGCTTCATACAAAACACTTTCTAAGGTCGCAACACCAGAAGAAGAAGGTGTGGCATAAAATTTAAATATTTTTTCGTTAGTGGCTCGATGCCAATAGCCAGAATAAAAAGAAATAATACGACCATTAATCTGAATTCTCATGGGCGTGCATGCTTCAAACTCATTTTCTCCCACTCCTACATAATGTATTTGCGCATTTTGCAACGTTTTTAGTGTATGTGTGATACCTACTGCACCAAAGTCAGCAGTGTGGTTATTGGCTAAACATAAATAATGAATATTGGCTTTTTTAAGCGCATTGACTGTTGGTACATCCTGTGCACCCAATATAAATTTTTTCAATCCAACCAAGGGAGATTGAATTTGATTATTTACAAAACATGCTTCGTGATTGGCTAGATTAATATCGGCTGCATTTAAAAAAAACTTTAGTTTTTCAAAGCTATAGTCATAGCCATGATTCAATAGAGGATCAAATACTTTTCGTTTACGACGTCGCTCAGTGTAATATTCGCCTAAATAGGTATCACCAATAATATTTACAATGGCACGATCTTGCTTGAGGGTAGTCACTACATTTAAATCAGAAATAAGTCGATCCAGCCCTTCATGGCCCAATAAGTGCCGTTCAATCACAGAATCTTGTTGAAAACTACTCTCAATTCCCTGTGTAATGACAATCGTAAAATCAAATGATGTATGCTTTTGCCATGCTATGGAAATATTAAGAAAGCTGAAAAAGTAATTAACCTTGCCTTGATCGAGTAAAAATGTTGGGCTTAGAAAATTTCTAGCTTTATATGCAATTTTACCCAGCGTTAAAATTTGCAGATAAAAGGGATTAATTTGAGTCATTAATTCAGCGATTTTAAGCACATCATTTAAGGTATATTGCTGGATAAATTTTGAATTCTTTTTACCTGAAAGATTTTTGGCACTATTTGGACTTAAGTTATGTTTTTTTATTAACTCTTCAAAATAATGGCTCATGCGCTTTTGGGTCTTATTATAAACATGCTGAGCCAAAAGAAATAGAGAATCTACACCCGCTGTTACTTTGTAATGCATTAACACTTGTAATAAATTGACTTTATCATGTAATGCATAACCAACAACACCTCGCCCTCTTTCTTGGAGGGCCGTCTCTGTAATCTCGACGCTATCATCCAAACTTAACTTACGTTCATCTAATAACTTATAAACTACATAAAGCACCAAAAGTGGACCTAGCCCTTCATTTTGGTCAGAAAAATCGACGTGTTGGGGTTTGGAGTGCGGCAATAACGCACCATTTTTTTGTACTAAATAGTTATACATAACTCAACTCCAACAAATGATCTAACCATTTCTTTTTATAGTCATTCAAATCATATTTTTTCGCCGACTTAATCGCATGGGTTCTCATATGTGGGTTTAAGTAGCATTGCTCGATTGCAATAGCTAAGGCTTGAATATTTTCATTTTCAACTAAAACACCAGAAAGATTTTGTTCAATTAGTGCATTTGGACCATACTTAATATCGTAGGCCACTACAGGCGTTCCTACACTTAAACTATCCAAAATTCCAATACAGAAACCTTCTATTGTACTCGTCACAACAGAGACATGTGCATTTCGGATTTTGTCCGAGATATTGTGCACATAGCCTTTGAAATGTACATTCGTCTCTAAGTCGTGATCATCTACATATTTGCGAATTTCTTTTTCATATATAAAGTTATCTC
The nucleotide sequence above comes from Acinetobacter sp. 10FS3-1. Encoded proteins:
- a CDS encoding CapA family protein translates to MYNYLVQKNGALLPHSKPQHVDFSDQNEGLGPLLVLYVVYKLLDERKLSLDDSVEITETALQERGRGVVGYALHDKVNLLQVLMHYKVTAGVDSLFLLAQHVYNKTQKRMSHYFEELIKKHNLSPNSAKNLSGKKNSKFIQQYTLNDVLKIAELMTQINPFYLQILTLGKIAYKARNFLSPTFLLDQGKVNYFFSFLNISIAWQKHTSFDFTIVITQGIESSFQQDSVIERHLLGHEGLDRLISDLNVVTTLKQDRAIVNIIGDTYLGEYYTERRRKRKVFDPLLNHGYDYSFEKLKFFLNAADINLANHEACFVNNQIQSPLVGLKKFILGAQDVPTVNALKKANIHYLCLANNHTADFGAVGITHTLKTLQNAQIHYVGVGENEFEACTPMRIQINGRIISFYSGYWHRATNEKIFKFYATPSSSGVATLESVLYEAVALEKQKYPSHFIVVLAHWGVDFLPTQAYQKILANRLVQQGADLILGHGAHTLQSMETIQDSTVIYSLGNGIFNSDGEYDGYPDALPFGMIAQLIFEKDSLNLRLLPIQSNNRETMWQPDFVQLDDFNQVADYYGDIDFNAINRAQWPYYFEKKIL
- a CDS encoding metalloprotease — protein: MNIKKLATIPLLLIGEYAMALPIVQVNFIFATPHVEAQKFDNPSQIKKEVDILNRYFVTEKNQPIFKFELNKYIPYQKFKQLNCKLSHLLESPKPMERPALIKIFRQCFPSKSKEAEIYIFIFDSYSSKSGFKAADSWGFHNNGRPIILLDWERLNYNIQAALPHEMGHAFGLRHVCVKGAKFKDTTNLMASKGGCDGSGGQRNIGFNDQQIQIIKEHYQKLKSR
- a CDS encoding ribonucleotide-diphosphate reductase subunit beta; amino-acid sequence: MSILSWDDFEDDSQKPAAPEHQPTPVEPQKATNSQVVSDAGNTSPDVATAQPAPAPRSTGSNPADSLAKASASLSQLDVAPGLEELEMGAERVQVDDKRMINCRADLNQLVPFKYEWAWQKYLDGCANHWMPQEINMNHDIALWKSEDGLTEDERTIVMRSLGFFSTADSLVANNLVLAIYRHITNPECRQYILRQSFEEAIHTHAYQYCIESLGMDEGEVFNMYREVPSVARKAAWGLKYTQSLSDPTFKTGTPENDQILLRNLIAFYCVLEGIFFYCGFSQILSMGRRNKMNGVAEQFQYILRDESMHLNFGIDMINQIKIENPHLWTAEFQQEVIQMILEGTMLEIEYARDTMPRGVLGMNASMMEEYLKFICNRRLSQLGLPEQFTGVNNPFQWMSEMMDLRKEKNFFETRVTDYQTGGALSW